The following are from one region of the Quercus robur chromosome 1, dhQueRobu3.1, whole genome shotgun sequence genome:
- the LOC126715961 gene encoding PR5-like receptor kinase gives MSGFNVTYSDCGTQLCPNPGYSSKWWNQSYKGVVVGIVGTIAVIFVMIICYLKREQLSNMGVISKKKTKDNQYTKAFIMNQGSLAPKQYSYPNIKKMTNSFKNKLGQGGYGSVYKGKLLDGRLVAVKVINELKGNGEEFINEVASISRTSHVNVVSLLGYCYERTKRVLVYEFMPNGSLDKFICNPESSSTNC, from the exons GCTATTCCTCTAAGTGGTGGAATCAATCGTATAAAG GTGTTGTGGTTGGTATTGTTGGGACCATAGCAGTTATCTTTGTTATGATCATTTGCTACCTCAAAAGAGAACAATTATCAAATATGGGAGTGATTAGcaagaagaaaaccaaagacaATCAATATACCAAGGCTTTTATAATGAATCAAGGCTCACTTGCTCCCAAGCAATATAGTTATCCAAATATTAAGAAAATGACTAATTCATTCAAAAACAAACTAGGTCAAGGTGGATATGGAAGTGTATACAAAGGAAAGCTATTGGACGGTCGTTTAGTAGCAGTTAAAGTCATCAATGAGTTGAAAGGAAATGGAGAAGAATTTATTAACGAAGTTGCTAGCATTAGCCGAACTTCACATGTTAACGTCGTCAGTCTTTTGGGTTACTGTTATGAGAGAACTAAAAGAGTTCTAGTCTATGAATTCATGCCCAATGGATCTTTGGATAAGTTCATATGCAACCCAGAATCTTCAAGCACAAATTGTTAG